One genomic segment of Entelurus aequoreus isolate RoL-2023_Sb linkage group LG25, RoL_Eaeq_v1.1, whole genome shotgun sequence includes these proteins:
- the LOC133642209 gene encoding galectin-1-like: protein MKLEVSDINLKVGDQLKIKGEIPHDAERFQIDLGLDAEDLALHFNPRFHDDTAVVVCNSKTAGCWGEERRETQHPLQRGMQVKMVLKMTGQMFEVELPHGHHIYFPNREDLEVMKYLSITGDFKVTCLKMCM, encoded by the exons ATG AAACTGGAAGTAAGCGACATCAATCTAAAAGTGGGGGATCAGCTGAAGATAAAAGGAGAGATTCCACACGATGCTGAAAG ATTCCAGATCGACCTGGGCTTGGATGCCGAGGACCTGGCCCTGCACTTCAATCCTCGTTTCCATGACGACACAGCTGTCGTGGTGTGCAACTCCAAGACTGCGGGCTGCTGGGGGGAAGAGAGGCGGGAAACACAGCACCCCCTGCAGAGAGGCATGCAGGTCAAG ATGGTGTTGAAGATGACCGGCCAGATGTTTGAAGTGGAACTTCCCCACGGACACCACATCTACTTTCCCAacagggaggacttggaggtcaTGAAGTACCTGAGCATCACAGGAGACTTCAAAGTGACGTGCTTGAAGATGTGCATGTAG